GAATGTATTAGTCGCATTATATAGGTCTCGAGGCATATGTCAAATATACATAATTACAAAAAAAGCCTGGAAAACCAGGCTTTTTTGCAATGTTAGATTTTTTAGTGCATATATTCTCTCACCTCAGTCGCACCAGTTTTCATAAAAATATCCTTCGTTCTTAGATTTGATCGAGTGATGACGAGAATATCTCCTGCTCTGACTAAATCCTCATACAGTTTGGCATCATCATCTGATACACCGAGGCCACCCAATGCTCCGATAAATCCGCCTGCTGCGGCACCGGTAGCAGCCCCTGCGACGGTCGTAGCAGCTGCACCAGTAAATCCCAGTGCTGCAGCGAGTGGTCCCGCAACAAACAAAGTTCCGAGTCCTGGTAATATACCATTTGCGACTACAAGTCCTGCAATCGCTCCGACAACAGCACCTGTCGTTGCGCCAACAGCTGCACCAGCACCAACTTTGTTACCTGTTGTCGCATTCGTTATTTCTCCATCTTTGTTGATATAGACATATGATAGGTCTGCATCACTAATGCCAAAACCTTTAAATTCTTGAATTGCGTCTTCTGCTTGTTTATGTGTTGTAAAAACTCCAAGTGTTGTGTTCATAAAATATATTTTAATTAGGAATAATCTACTCGACTCTTACGATAGTCTAACGAAGTGGATTACAAAGTGTGATGCAATACATCTATCTCAATATAAAATAAAAACTTCTCTAAAAATTAGAGAAGTTTTTATTTTATATTATCCGATGAATGTCAGTGCTTTGCCTCGCTTGCCTGCGCGTCCAGTACGACCGATACGATGAATATAGTCATCATAGGTAGCTGGGATTTCATAATTAATCACATGTGACACATCAGCAATATCGAGTCCTCGTGCTGCTACGTCTGTAGCGACTAATATTTGAATGGTATTGTTTTTAAATTGTCCCAATGCTCGCTGGCGGTTACTTTGCGTTTTGTTGCCATGGATTGATTCTGCCTTGAAACCTTTTAGAGCCAAGTCTTTCGTCAATCGCTCAACGCCGTGTTTCGTGCGGCCGAAAATGAGAACCTTTTTGAATTCAGGATTAGCGAGCAAGTCTTGCAACACATCCATTTTGGAATTGCTGCCTCCAACTCGAACAACATCTTGATCAACTTGCTTTGATGTATCACGAGTTTTCACTGATATGCGGATCGGTGATTTCAGGAATTCAGTAATCAAGACTTCGATTGCATGTGACAGTGTCGCTGAGAAGAAAAGTGAATGATGCTCTTTGGGCATACCAGCTACGACAAATCGCATATCAGCCACAAATCCCATATCAAGCATACGGTCTGCTTCATCGAGCACTATAGTGTTAAAGTCACGCAAGAAAAGCGCTTTACGCATAAGGAGATCTTTGATTCGTCCCGGTGTACCGATGATGAAATTATTCTCATACCGTAGATCACGAATCTGCTTGCCAATACCTGCACCCCCAACACAGCAAACAGAAAAAATTTTCATTCGCTTGGTAAACGTTCGGAGCTCATCATCGATCTGCACTGCAAGTTCGCGTGTCGGCACCAAGATTAAGATTTTCTCTTTGCGATTCAAGAGCACTTTGTTGATAAGCGGGATTAAGAATGCCGCAGTCTTACCTGTACCAGTATTCGCAATACCCACGAGATCGTGTCCTTTCAATATATAGGGGATCGTTCGATCTTGGATTGGCGAAGGGTGTACGTAACCTTTGACTTTGATAGCCTCTTTGAGTGTGTCGGTAATGAGGAAATCAGAAAATGCGTGCTCAGGCACGAAATGATCTGTTTCTTCTGTTATGACTGCTTTGTTGATAAATCTAGATATATCAATGCGTTCACCACCGCGGCCACCGCCTCTGTTGCCACCTCTCCCGCTTGGGCGATGACTTCCACCAGAACGAAATGCTGGACGTGAACTAGAAGAACTGCGGGGTCCTTCCCTTCTAAAACTTTTGTTTTGCATAATAATTTTTGAGCGTAGTGCTCTATAACTGTGTAGTCTTTACAATAAAATTTGGCGACTAAGTGTCTCGCCAGTTCGTTTGCCTTAAGAGGCAATGTTCATCAAACCAATGAGAGTAGTTATAAATCTAGTATATATAAAAAAATAATTTTGTCAATAGAGTATGTTCCGATTTATCCCCTAAGTTTTAAAGTAAAATTTACTACTGCGGAGGCGGTGAGATTAGCCTCCGACTAAGATTTTGTAGTCACAAAAAAACTTGTCTAGGCGCCAGCTCGAAAAATGTTCTATTGAACATTTTAACTCCGCTGTTCAAATCCCAACAGAAACTATCCCATAGTTTCTTCCTCAAATTTCATACCTGGAATTTGCTCCTGCGGAGGCGGTGAGATTTGAACTCACGATACCCTTTCGGATATGCCGCTTTTCGAGAGCGGTGCCTTCAACCACTCAGCCACGCCTCCGTATATTTCGCTTTGCTCAAACGGAGGTCATTTTCGTGCCTGAATGGTTGTCCTCCTTCGGAGTAAAAGTAAAGCAGTTTACTTTTACTCCACTCAGCCACGCCTCCGTATATATTTTCAAATTATAAAAAAAATGGTATAGTGTTTGCGTTTTTAGATTTACTTAAAAACGTCTAAGAACTATAAACCATTTTGGCCCTATCGTCTAACGCAAGTTAGAATATAGCGACGCCGGCTTTTGAAAAGCCTAGCAAAAAATATTTGTTAATTTAATACATATAGTTTATTCATTTGGCCCTATCGTCTAACGGTTAGGACGCCGGCTTTTCAAGCCGTTAATCCGGGTTCGATTCCCGGTAGGGTCACAACTTGTGATAAATAACAAATCCGTATCAGAGATTTACTCTATTTCGTACTTAGAATCACTAACATTTTAGTAACTCGAATGTTACACTTTTAAATATGGACTATAAAGTAGTTATCAGCATTATCGCTGTAGCGCTATCGTTTGTCGGATATGGTATTTACATACGAGACATTCTTCGGAGAAAGACAGTTCCTCATGCATTCACTTTTCTTATTTGGAGTATTGCAAGTTCAGTAACATGGGCTTTGCAAGTATCAGGTGGGGCAGGAGTGGGTGCATGGATTACATTTGCTGTCTCGGCAATCTGTATCTTTATATTCTTCCTTTCGCTCAAATATGGAGAAAAAAAGATAACTAAACTAGATATTATTTTTCTACTGGTTTCTCTCATTGCCCTTGGACTATGGCTTTTAGCAAAGCAGCCTGTATGGTCAATGATTCTTCTTGTTGCGACAGACGTATCAGGGTTTGGTCCAACGATTAGAAAATCCTGGAACAAGCCATTTCAAGAAAACTTATTTACGTGGGAACTTACGGCTTTTCGCCATGCATTGGGAATTATTGCCCTAGAGAAATTTAATATTCTGACACTACTCTATCCTATTACCTGGGTAATTGTAAATACACTCTTTAGTATCTTTTTGATTGTTCGCCGAAGACAGGTGAATAAATCTATGATTCAAAAGTAACTAAAAAACACCACGGAATAGTTAGGTGTGAGAGGGGGATTACCGAAAGTCGAAAGTCTCTAAAAAGGAGGTGACAAAGTTTTTAAATCCTCTATACTACTGAGTATCGAATTGTGATTATTAACGGCTTCTGAAATCCATGCAACGAGTTCACAATTTGAAACTTACAATTCGATAGAAAAAGAAAAGTACCCTTTTAGTAAGGATACTTTTTGTTTGTGATCTGTTAAAATTATTTTAAATACATATTTGGCTTAGGCCCATATTCTACAACGAGCATGTCCTGATCTTTTTTCTCGTCAGTAAAATATCTGAATCCATTGTTCCAGGCTTCTTTTTCAATACGTTTGTCAAAATTAAAAACAATGTCATGTATATTGTCTGAGTGCGAAAAAACTACTAATCGTTCTGCTCCAGCGGTAACTCGCATTCTCATTGCCTGAATTAAATCCTCAATAAATGCTGAAGAAGTAGCAGACATACCTAATTTACTTTTATTCGGCGGCACATGTCCGTTCTTTGCACCTAATTCGATGAGGCAATTCCTATGCATTTCTCTGGCATAGGTATTGTTGGTATCTACGAACATTGTGTTCGTCATACTAATGCCTTTGTCTTTTAATTTCTCCACAATAATCTGTCCCCTGGTCCGCCGTTCACATGAACTGTGGACAATACAAAGCAATGAAAGATTGGCAAGTAACGAATCTTTCTTTGGCACTAATGCCTTGTTATTTCCTCTGAAATTTGAGATTACATCGAAGCCACCGCTTTTATGCGAAGCAGTCGTACCTCTTATTGATTTGGACATACGTATTTGATTTGTTTTTTTGTGAAATGAACAAGTACTCGAAAATACTACCACACTTAATCAAATAAGCAATAATTTGAATTTTAGTGTCATGACGTGTAAGATACTGATATATTTGCGTGATTAGCTGATTTGGTAGGCATCGAAGTGAAGCGGCCTTAAAATTTTGAATGCATTAGTATTGTATTGAGCAGTTAGCTGTCTTGGTAGGTATCGAAGTTATGTAGCCTTTAAAATTTTTAATATAGTAGAGATTGTATTGCGCGGTTAGCTCAGTTGGTAGAGCGACCCCTTGACGTGGGGTAGGCCAGGGGTTCGAATCCCTTATCGCGCACCGTGAGCTTTGCGAACGAGCGATAGCATATGAACTGCTTCATATGCGTAAGGGATTCGAAAGACTTTTCGTTATGCAAAGCATCGAAAAGTACCTGGCGATGTAATCGCCGAATCCCTTATCGCGCACAAAAAAGACCCCTAACGAGGTCCTATAGTTTTCAAATTTAATTTTCTAAAAAGGTTTCAGCGAGCCTTGTTGCCTCCTGAATTGCATCGTTTAAATTCTTATTGACAATAATATAGTCAAAATCATCTTGTGCTTCAAGTTCGATCTCAGCCTTTGCAATTCTGGTTGCAATTGAATCTTCCTTATCGCCACGATGACGAAGCCTTTCTTCTAATATTGGTATTTCAGGCTTAGGTGGTTTGATAAAAAGTGACAGTGCGTTGTCGCCAAATCGTTTTTTAATATTCTTGGCACCGCGCGTATCAACATCAAAAAGAGTCACTTTATTTTCCCTTGCGATGCGCTCAATTTCAGAATTCAATGTGCCATAGAATAGCCCATCATATACTTCTTCCCATTCAAGGAAAGCATTGTCAATAATGTTTTGCTTAAACTTTTCTTTTGTGAAAAAGTGGTAATCTTTGCCATCTATTTCCATCGGACGCTTTGGACGGGTACAGGCAGAAATCGAAAATGAAAGTATTGGAAAAGTTTCCAATAGAGCATTTGCAATAGTTGTTTTGCCCGCACCTGATGGTGCTGTAACTATAATTACCTTACTCATTGTGACAGAGTTTGTTTCCGTCACTCTAGCACATTTTATAAAATAGTCAAAAATAGCAATTTCTGGTAGAATCGCCATATGCGAATACTATCTATCGAAACTAGTTGCGATCCCAAACTACGGAAGCATATCGAATACACATACTTCCAAGTACGGGACTAGAAGAGGTAGATTAGCTTTTAATTCTTGTTATATCTTTTATTATGAAAATCCTATCTATTGAGACCAGTTGCGATGAGACGGCACTGTCCATCGTCGAGGCATCTGGTGGATCAACAAAACCCAAATTCAAAATCTTAGCGAACAATGTCGCTTCACAGGTTAAGCTTCATGCGAAATATGGCGGTGTCTTCCCTATGATGGCCAAACGTGAGCACAGCAAGAATCTTGTGCCTCTGTTTATAAAAACATTAGAGGAGGCAAGGTTAGCAAAAAAAAGTACGACTGCCTTTAGTCAAAAACAAGTTACGGATTTAGAACTTATGCTTGACCGTGAACCAGAACTCAAAAAAATATTTCTAAAAACAATATACAAAATCAAAAAGCCAAACATTGACCTTATAGCCGTGACCACGGGTCCAGGGCTCGAACCAACACTCTGGGTCGGCATCAACTTCGCGCGAGCACTTGCAACGTTATGGGGTATTCCAGTTATTGGCGTCAATCATATGGAAGGCCATATTTTTTCCGTGTTTCCAAAAAGCAATAAAGAAACTTTTACGATTGATACCAAACTTTTCCCTAGTATTTCCCTCTTGGTCTCAGGTGGTCATACAGAGCTCGTCTATATTAAAAATTGGCTACACTACGACATCATCGGACAGACGAGAGATGATGCTGTGGGTGAAGCCTTTGATAAAGTCGCGCGTTTGCTCGGTCTACCATATCCAGGTGGCCCAATGATATCCAGACTTGCCAAAGAAGCTCGTGATAAAAAAATAGTGAGTACGTTTACTTTCCCTCGTCCTATGATCCATAGCAAGGATTATGATTTCTCTTTTTCTGGACTCAAGACGGCAGTCCTCTACTTTATCCAAGGCCACAGTAGTAATCCAAATGGTAGAAAAAAAATTATAATACCCCTAAAACTAAAGCGAGAAATTGCCCGCGCATTTGAAGATGCGGCAGTTCATGTC
The Candidatus Nomurabacteria bacterium genome window above contains:
- a CDS encoding low temperature-induced protein, whose amino-acid sequence is MNTTLGVFTTHKQAEDAIQEFKGFGISDADLSYVYINKDGEITNATTGNKVGAGAAVGATTGAVVGAIAGLVVANGILPGLGTLFVAGPLAAALGFTGAAATTVAGAATGAAAGGFIGALGGLGVSDDDAKLYEDLVRAGDILVITRSNLRTKDIFMKTGATEVREYMH
- a CDS encoding DEAD/DEAH box helicase, whose protein sequence is MQNKSFRREGPRSSSSSRPAFRSGGSHRPSGRGGNRGGGRGGERIDISRFINKAVITEETDHFVPEHAFSDFLITDTLKEAIKVKGYVHPSPIQDRTIPYILKGHDLVGIANTGTGKTAAFLIPLINKVLLNRKEKILILVPTRELAVQIDDELRTFTKRMKIFSVCCVGGAGIGKQIRDLRYENNFIIGTPGRIKDLLMRKALFLRDFNTIVLDEADRMLDMGFVADMRFVVAGMPKEHHSLFFSATLSHAIEVLITEFLKSPIRISVKTRDTSKQVDQDVVRVGGSNSKMDVLQDLLANPEFKKVLIFGRTKHGVERLTKDLALKGFKAESIHGNKTQSNRQRALGQFKNNTIQILVATDVAARGLDIADVSHVINYEIPATYDDYIHRIGRTGRAGKRGKALTFIG
- the gmk gene encoding guanylate kinase yields the protein MSKVIIVTAPSGAGKTTIANALLETFPILSFSISACTRPKRPMEIDGKDYHFFTKEKFKQNIIDNAFLEWEEVYDGLFYGTLNSEIERIARENKVTLFDVDTRGAKNIKKRFGDNALSLFIKPPKPEIPILEERLRHRGDKEDSIATRIAKAEIELEAQDDFDYIIVNKNLNDAIQEATRLAETFLEN
- the tsaD gene encoding tRNA (adenosine(37)-N6)-threonylcarbamoyltransferase complex transferase subunit TsaD, with amino-acid sequence MKILSIETSCDETALSIVEASGGSTKPKFKILANNVASQVKLHAKYGGVFPMMAKREHSKNLVPLFIKTLEEARLAKKSTTAFSQKQVTDLELMLDREPELKKIFLKTIYKIKKPNIDLIAVTTGPGLEPTLWVGINFARALATLWGIPVIGVNHMEGHIFSVFPKSNKETFTIDTKLFPSISLLVSGGHTELVYIKNWLHYDIIGQTRDDAVGEAFDKVARLLGLPYPGGPMISRLAKEARDKKIVSTFTFPRPMIHSKDYDFSFSGLKTAVLYFIQGHSSNPNGRKKIIIPLKLKREIARAFEDAAVHVLVSKTLRAIQTYKAKSLIVGGGVAANQEIRKVLSELSPVPIYFPTRELSTDNSLMIAIAGYMQWQKKKKGVQLNTLIANGNLTL